The following proteins are co-located in the Pontiella desulfatans genome:
- a CDS encoding polysaccharide deacetylase family protein has translation MPVTKKHLTVALCVAVGMGISSLQAAYLIEVDTDGLDDGILQPSPGFAFGGDTTAAGQSGAASAIGLTGGDSIFGGNGVSEPDTYVFSYAPQSNPDNLYFDPGTPLGDGNYASGASGGIPGRYAVYATWPTSGNVNGGPTTYRVVTAGDSSLFSVDQNSIGDAWVKVGEIDYTNGLITVTQTPDSNTYVSMRAAGILFERMDDGSGGGDTGPPGPLIFGQGTARTFGLAFARNRAAASTNHFAVLQSTNLLDWSNTDLKLVSITDADAETELVTFRLMAPMEGNNHQFLKVQLIPKMPATAPFVAMTFDDGPHPDHTPALLDILAERNLRATFYLVGSNAQQFPEIVRRMINEGHEIGNHSMTHDRLTDLTDEGVVAEMLGCRDAVVAAATLSPVTMRPPYGAVDNNIRNLVLTEFGYPTVLWDVDPRDWDMAVSDEQVVDTILTESDHGEIILTHDIHARTIAVMPEILDGLLVQGFSFVTVTELLELED, from the coding sequence ATGCCTGTAACGAAAAAGCATCTGACAGTAGCCTTATGTGTAGCGGTGGGCATGGGGATCTCCAGCCTGCAGGCCGCCTATCTGATCGAGGTGGACACCGATGGCCTGGACGACGGCATCCTCCAGCCGAGCCCGGGCTTCGCATTCGGCGGCGATACGACGGCGGCGGGGCAAAGCGGGGCCGCCAGCGCAATCGGACTCACCGGGGGCGACAGCATCTTCGGAGGAAACGGAGTTTCGGAACCGGACACCTATGTGTTCAGCTATGCGCCGCAATCAAACCCTGACAATCTATATTTTGATCCGGGCACCCCGCTCGGTGACGGCAACTATGCCAGCGGAGCTTCTGGCGGCATACCGGGCCGCTATGCGGTCTATGCCACCTGGCCAACATCGGGCAACGTCAATGGCGGCCCCACCACCTACCGGGTCGTAACGGCCGGCGACAGCAGCTTGTTCTCCGTAGATCAAAACAGCATTGGCGATGCCTGGGTCAAGGTGGGCGAAATCGACTACACGAACGGACTGATCACGGTTACGCAGACGCCGGACTCCAACACCTATGTCTCAATGCGCGCCGCCGGCATCCTGTTTGAACGGATGGACGACGGTTCGGGCGGAGGCGACACAGGGCCACCCGGGCCATTGATTTTCGGCCAGGGCACCGCGCGCACCTTCGGCCTGGCCTTCGCCCGCAACCGGGCCGCCGCATCAACGAATCATTTTGCCGTGCTGCAGAGCACCAACCTGCTGGACTGGAGCAACACCGATCTCAAGCTGGTTTCGATCACCGACGCCGATGCCGAAACCGAACTCGTCACCTTCCGGCTGATGGCTCCGATGGAGGGAAACAACCATCAGTTCCTCAAAGTGCAGCTGATTCCCAAGATGCCGGCCACGGCGCCCTTTGTTGCCATGACCTTCGACGACGGCCCTCATCCAGACCACACGCCCGCCCTGCTGGACATTCTTGCGGAACGAAATCTCCGGGCCACCTTCTACCTTGTCGGCAGCAACGCCCAGCAGTTTCCAGAAATTGTCCGCCGAATGATCAACGAGGGCCATGAGATCGGCAACCACTCCATGACCCACGACCGGCTGACCGACCTAACCGACGAAGGAGTCGTTGCCGAAATGCTCGGTTGCCGTGATGCCGTCGTGGCGGCGGCCACCCTTTCGCCGGTCACCATGCGCCCGCCCTACGGCGCGGTGGACAACAACATCCGCAACCTGGTGCTCACCGAGTTTGGCTACCCGACCGTCCTATGGGACGTCGACCCGCGCGATTGGGACATGGCCGTTTCCGATGAACAGGTGGTGGACACCATTCTCACGGAGTCGGATCATGGCGAAATCATCCTGACCCACGACATCCACGCGCGCACCATCGCGGTGATGCCGGAGATCCTGGACGGGCTTCTTGTCCAGGGATTCTCTTTCGTGACGGTCACCGAGTTGCTGGAGCTCGAAGACTGA
- a CDS encoding sulfatase-like hydrolase/transferase, translating into MRRVFGVLAVVVAVVAPAFSAEKPNFLVILADDLGYQDVGFTGSKEIFTPRLDALAANGMVCNNGYVTHPYCGPSRAGLMSGRYQARFGLEINITYSPYDLHSGFPLTEKTIAERMKPAGYRTGIIGKWHLGAAQPFHPNSRGFDHFYGFLSGGHSYFPENTTTAYPLLLENGNPHYSANEGCYLPLMRNNQAGEFNEYLTTALSREAAGFVTQGDEPFFLYLAYNAPHGPLEAPKKTIDQYAHIKDKRRRTYAVMIDEMDRGIGMVVDALKQSGKLENTLIFFLSDNGGVTSKPGHENENYSNNGPFRKGKGSMHEGGSHVPFLVHWPKGIKKPGTFDGLVSSLDIAATAVALGGGDTSGHALEGVNLEPYLSGKKKGSPHDALFWRIKDGVSWCVRTPTGKYLQENWGSDIVGLYDMANDPYESTNLMGKAPEKRAELAKLWNDWNAGNSANVLLQAGDYQKKRLQMYGELHRELQEKARKTKPVVIQ; encoded by the coding sequence ATGAGACGGGTTTTTGGAGTGCTGGCCGTGGTTGTGGCGGTTGTGGCGCCTGCGTTTTCGGCGGAAAAACCAAACTTTCTGGTGATTCTGGCGGACGATCTGGGGTATCAGGATGTGGGCTTTACCGGATCGAAGGAAATTTTTACCCCGCGGCTCGACGCGCTGGCGGCGAACGGCATGGTTTGCAACAATGGCTATGTCACGCATCCGTATTGCGGACCGTCGCGGGCCGGGCTGATGTCGGGCCGCTACCAGGCGCGCTTCGGTCTCGAAATCAACATTACCTATTCGCCGTATGACCTGCATAGCGGTTTTCCGCTGACGGAAAAGACGATCGCCGAGCGGATGAAGCCGGCGGGCTACCGCACGGGCATCATTGGCAAGTGGCACCTCGGCGCGGCGCAACCGTTCCACCCGAACAGTCGTGGATTCGACCATTTCTATGGGTTCCTTTCGGGCGGGCACTCCTATTTCCCGGAAAACACCACCACGGCCTATCCGCTGCTGCTGGAGAACGGCAATCCCCACTACAGTGCCAACGAGGGGTGCTACCTGCCGCTGATGCGCAACAACCAGGCGGGCGAGTTCAATGAATATCTCACCACCGCGCTCAGCCGCGAAGCCGCCGGTTTCGTGACGCAGGGCGACGAGCCGTTTTTCCTCTACCTCGCCTACAACGCACCGCACGGGCCGCTTGAGGCTCCGAAAAAGACGATTGATCAATATGCACACATCAAAGACAAGCGCCGCCGGACGTATGCGGTGATGATCGATGAAATGGATCGGGGCATCGGCATGGTGGTCGATGCGCTCAAGCAATCGGGCAAGCTCGAAAACACCCTCATCTTTTTCCTTTCCGACAACGGCGGGGTGACCTCGAAACCTGGCCACGAAAATGAAAACTATTCCAACAACGGCCCGTTCCGCAAAGGGAAGGGCAGCATGCACGAAGGCGGAAGCCATGTGCCGTTCCTGGTTCACTGGCCCAAGGGCATCAAGAAGCCGGGAACGTTCGATGGCTTGGTGTCGTCGCTCGACATTGCGGCAACGGCGGTGGCGCTGGGTGGCGGCGACACGAGTGGCCATGCATTGGAGGGCGTGAACCTCGAACCCTATCTTTCCGGCAAGAAAAAGGGATCGCCGCACGATGCGCTCTTTTGGCGGATCAAGGACGGCGTGTCCTGGTGCGTGCGCACGCCGACCGGGAAATACCTCCAGGAAAACTGGGGCAGCGACATTGTCGGGCTATACGACATGGCGAACGATCCCTACGAGTCGACCAACCTGATGGGCAAGGCGCCGGAAAAGCGCGCCGAGCTGGCCAAGCTTTGGAACGATTGGAATGCCGGAAACTCCGCCAACGTTTTGCTGCAGGCCGGCGACTATCAAAAGAAGCGCCTCCAGATGTATGGGGAGCTGCACCGGGAGCTTCAGGAAAAAGCCCGCAAAACCAAACCGGTGGTGATTCAATGA
- a CDS encoding family 16 glycosylhydrolase, with amino-acid sequence MNTMIFTTKYTKYTKGKRRSGFRVVRVFRGLSICLLGTLSVFAAPPEGKEWEPFWPMTDEFEGEILNHKKWFDHNPTWSGRPPTLFHPDCIAVSNGMLHIAAFDSEASAKRNPPAGFTHVSGFVRSKRRARFGYFEMRAKLMNSSQVSCFWLTNAGRDEWSEIDIVEVPAGLEKYSSILQPNVHYFRGPHYNGTVDDHITDQGYHDLGFNMAEDFHVYGMEWSPTFIRWYVDGKLIREKHNDNYFQPLEMNLNVEANQWFGALPDDATLPATYQIDYVRAWRLKEY; translated from the coding sequence ATGAACACTATGATTTTCACCACGAAATACACTAAATACACGAAAGGGAAACGTCGTTCAGGTTTTCGTGTGGTTCGTGTATTTCGTGGTTTGTCCATTTGCTTGCTGGGGACGTTGTCGGTATTCGCCGCGCCGCCGGAGGGCAAGGAGTGGGAGCCATTCTGGCCGATGACCGACGAGTTCGAGGGCGAGATCCTGAACCATAAGAAATGGTTCGATCACAACCCGACCTGGAGCGGCCGGCCGCCGACGCTGTTCCATCCGGATTGCATCGCGGTCTCCAACGGGATGCTGCACATTGCCGCGTTCGATTCGGAGGCCTCGGCCAAGCGCAACCCGCCCGCCGGGTTTACCCATGTGTCCGGGTTTGTCCGCAGCAAGCGCCGCGCGCGGTTTGGCTATTTTGAAATGCGGGCCAAGCTGATGAATTCCTCGCAGGTGAGCTGCTTCTGGCTGACCAATGCGGGGCGCGACGAGTGGTCGGAAATCGATATTGTCGAGGTGCCGGCCGGGTTGGAAAAATATTCCAGTATCCTGCAGCCCAACGTGCACTATTTCCGTGGGCCGCACTACAACGGAACGGTGGACGACCATATCACCGACCAAGGCTACCATGACCTCGGTTTCAACATGGCCGAGGACTTCCATGTGTATGGCATGGAGTGGTCGCCGACCTTCATCCGCTGGTATGTCGATGGAAAGCTGATCCGCGAAAAGCACAACGACAACTATTTCCAGCCGCTGGAAATGAACCTGAACGTGGAGGCCAACCAATGGTTCGGCGCATTGCCCGACGATGCAACGCTTCCGGCAACGTACCAGATCGACTATGTCCGCGCCTGGCGGCTGAAGGAATATTAA
- a CDS encoding sulfatase family protein, whose protein sequence is MKRKVFVVLAMVGFCLASFGKPGRKPNILFIIADDQFRDHFGFLGGKSLTPHIDRLANEGIYFENGFVSSSVCSPSRYTCMSGHFASRCPQPYFKEGSTEDGVTRILWNLGFIDGQPNVPRVLQQAGYKTGFTGKWHLNGTMHLIDPIEKGSDPYDPAVQKVMRNNQRIIAEEIKKFGFDFTQAVYGGNPDDDKTLKATGCNVHNQEWNTKAAIDFIEQNQDEPWYLYFAPTLMHVPDTFASLTGDPRKSGMGVLDEPITGVQPSRESVLARTKAAGIPDHNRAATWLDDGIGAVQAKLKELGLEKDTLIVYYNDNGMEYHSKGTCYQGGVRTQIMAYWPGVIEPGRPQELVQNVDFAPTFFEMAGIEPPKDMMLDGESLLPIFRGEQPADWRDAVYSEIGLTRSVTSKEWSYVAFYVPPSLQRTQAERVAEAKEYYYGPMLEEHPWMADQYPFLEDGRYFQLGMKPGGFAFERWQLKDPAGTPWAPNYFDQDQLYNLKTDPTEKNNLATSPEYKARLEKMQGRLKNYLGNLPGTYPGLKD, encoded by the coding sequence ATGAAGAGAAAAGTTTTTGTTGTATTGGCGATGGTTGGTTTTTGCCTGGCCTCTTTTGGAAAACCTGGCCGCAAGCCAAACATTCTGTTTATTATTGCCGACGACCAGTTCCGCGACCATTTCGGTTTCCTGGGCGGCAAGTCGCTGACGCCGCATATTGACCGGTTGGCCAACGAGGGCATCTATTTCGAGAACGGCTTTGTTTCCTCAAGCGTCTGTTCCCCGAGCCGCTACACCTGCATGAGCGGGCATTTTGCGAGCCGCTGTCCGCAGCCCTATTTCAAGGAGGGTTCGACCGAGGATGGCGTGACGCGCATCCTCTGGAACCTCGGCTTCATCGATGGGCAACCCAATGTGCCGCGCGTATTGCAACAGGCCGGATACAAGACCGGCTTCACCGGCAAGTGGCATCTCAACGGAACCATGCACCTCATCGATCCGATCGAGAAGGGGAGCGATCCGTATGATCCCGCCGTCCAGAAGGTCATGCGGAACAACCAGCGGATCATTGCGGAGGAAATCAAGAAGTTCGGTTTCGATTTCACGCAGGCGGTCTACGGCGGAAACCCCGACGACGACAAGACGCTGAAGGCCACCGGTTGCAACGTGCACAACCAGGAATGGAACACCAAGGCGGCCATCGACTTTATCGAGCAAAACCAGGATGAACCATGGTATCTCTATTTTGCCCCGACGCTGATGCATGTGCCCGACACCTTTGCCTCGCTCACCGGCGACCCGCGCAAGAGCGGCATGGGCGTGCTGGACGAACCGATCACCGGTGTGCAGCCCTCGCGCGAGTCGGTGCTGGCGCGCACCAAGGCCGCCGGCATTCCCGACCATAACCGTGCGGCAACCTGGCTCGACGACGGCATCGGCGCGGTGCAGGCCAAGCTCAAGGAGCTCGGGCTGGAAAAGGATACGCTGATTGTCTACTACAACGACAACGGCATGGAATACCACTCCAAGGGAACCTGCTACCAAGGCGGCGTCCGCACGCAGATCATGGCCTACTGGCCGGGCGTCATCGAACCGGGCCGTCCGCAGGAGCTGGTGCAGAACGTCGATTTTGCCCCGACCTTTTTCGAGATGGCCGGCATTGAACCGCCAAAGGACATGATGCTGGATGGCGAAAGCCTGCTGCCGATCTTCCGGGGGGAACAGCCGGCGGATTGGCGCGACGCGGTCTACAGCGAGATCGGCCTGACCCGTTCCGTCACCTCCAAGGAGTGGAGCTATGTGGCCTTCTATGTTCCGCCGAGCCTGCAGCGTACCCAGGCCGAGCGGGTGGCCGAGGCCAAGGAATACTACTATGGCCCCATGCTCGAGGAGCATCCGTGGATGGCGGATCAATATCCCTTCCTGGAGGATGGCCGCTATTTCCAACTGGGCATGAAACCGGGAGGGTTTGCGTTCGAGCGCTGGCAACTCAAGGATCCCGCCGGCACGCCGTGGGCCCCGAACTATTTCGACCAGGATCAGCTCTACAACCTCAAGACCGATCCAACCGAAAAGAACAACCTGGCCACCAGTCCCGAATACAAGGCCCGGCTCGAAAAGATGCAGGGAAGGCTCAAAAACTATTTGGGCAACCTGCCCGGCACCTATCCCGGCCTCAAGGACTAG
- a CDS encoding glycoside hydrolase family 2 TIM barrel-domain containing protein codes for MMSMSVNAGRRVEDFNRGWKFNLGNVPEAKAAAFDDSGWRGVKLPHDWSVELSFTNNAGGCTAWLPGGIGWYRKTFMVPAASQGKTVRVDFDGVYNNSDVWINGRHLGHRPYGYTPFSYDLSEHLDYGGENTIVVKADRSRFMDSRWYPGSGIYRNVKLVTLNKVRIKQHGVFITTPEVTSKCAIVQMDVTLENAVDGTVLKTVVIDPAGNQVADGLCEVVPDELTHQVSRITLHVSTPRLWDVDSPNLYKAVSSVLVGGQVVDECETVFGIRSIRYDAEEGFFLNGKNTLLKGVCLHHDGGCVGAAVPDGVWERRLRILKEGGCNAIRTAHNPPSEEFLDLCDRMGFLVQDEIFDEWFNPKDKKNNFELKEEDERTLGYSESYGAWAERDLKAMVLRDRNHPCIIMWSTGNEIEWTYPGYADATGYWLPENKGKIDYYWDEPPYSLVELKQRFLESKERQGKFVLAHQAADLSRWVKELDTSRPVTANLVMPSVSHFSGYADTLDIVGYSYRTVNYDWGHRHYPEKMILGTENWVQWEEWKAVLEKPFIPGIFVWTGINYMGESAEWPKRGNSSGMLDTAGFKRPNWWFFKTFWQESEPMVYIATQPLNDSNYLLENGIVVENPARPRTRKWGWPEVSPRWNHGAGEMTYVELYSNCEETELFLNGRSLGVRELATSEDRLLKWAVPFEAGELKAVGRTDGKETASRTLRTAGRPAAVSAVADRSGLRADGCDVAHLEIQMVDANGIPVRHMDQSVRFTIEGDARNIGVDNGSDRSVQDFQSDVCETHEGRCLMVLQAGDAPGPIQVTVSAEGLASAVVALEQN; via the coding sequence ATGATGAGTATGAGTGTGAATGCAGGAAGAAGGGTTGAGGATTTCAACCGGGGTTGGAAATTCAACTTGGGCAATGTGCCGGAAGCCAAGGCGGCGGCGTTCGACGATTCCGGTTGGCGCGGCGTCAAGCTGCCGCACGACTGGAGCGTCGAACTCTCGTTCACCAACAACGCCGGTGGTTGCACGGCATGGCTGCCCGGGGGCATCGGCTGGTACCGCAAGACCTTCATGGTGCCCGCGGCGAGCCAGGGTAAAACCGTGCGTGTCGATTTTGACGGCGTATACAACAATTCCGATGTCTGGATCAACGGCCGCCACCTGGGGCACCGGCCCTATGGCTACACGCCGTTCAGCTACGACCTCTCGGAGCACCTCGACTATGGCGGCGAAAACACCATTGTCGTCAAGGCCGACCGCTCGCGCTTCATGGACAGCCGCTGGTATCCCGGCTCCGGCATCTACCGCAACGTCAAGCTGGTCACGCTCAACAAGGTCCGCATCAAGCAGCATGGCGTCTTCATCACCACGCCAGAGGTGACATCCAAATGCGCGATCGTGCAAATGGATGTCACCCTGGAGAACGCGGTCGATGGTACGGTGCTGAAGACGGTCGTCATCGATCCCGCGGGGAACCAGGTTGCCGATGGGCTGTGTGAAGTTGTTCCCGATGAACTCACGCATCAGGTTTCACGAATCACGCTTCACGTTTCCACCCCCCGATTGTGGGATGTCGACTCGCCGAACCTGTATAAGGCCGTTTCGTCCGTTCTGGTCGGGGGCCAGGTTGTGGACGAGTGCGAAACCGTGTTCGGCATACGCTCGATTCGCTACGATGCGGAAGAGGGCTTCTTCCTGAACGGGAAAAACACGCTGCTCAAGGGCGTGTGCCTGCACCACGACGGCGGATGCGTCGGCGCCGCGGTGCCGGACGGGGTTTGGGAACGGCGGTTGCGCATCCTCAAGGAGGGGGGCTGCAATGCCATCCGCACCGCGCACAATCCGCCGTCGGAGGAGTTCCTCGATCTGTGCGATCGCATGGGCTTCCTGGTGCAGGACGAAATTTTCGACGAATGGTTCAATCCGAAGGACAAGAAAAACAACTTCGAGCTCAAGGAGGAGGACGAACGCACACTCGGTTATTCCGAAAGCTATGGCGCCTGGGCGGAACGCGACCTGAAGGCCATGGTGCTGCGCGACCGCAACCATCCCTGCATCATCATGTGGAGCACCGGCAACGAGATTGAGTGGACCTATCCGGGCTATGCCGATGCCACCGGCTATTGGTTGCCGGAAAACAAGGGCAAGATCGACTACTACTGGGACGAACCCCCTTATTCCCTTGTCGAGCTCAAGCAGCGTTTCCTCGAATCCAAGGAGCGGCAGGGCAAGTTTGTGCTCGCGCACCAGGCGGCCGACCTGTCGCGCTGGGTCAAGGAGCTGGATACGTCGCGGCCCGTGACGGCCAACCTCGTGATGCCTTCGGTCAGTCATTTTTCCGGCTATGCCGACACGCTCGACATCGTCGGCTACAGCTACCGAACGGTGAACTATGACTGGGGGCACCGGCACTATCCGGAAAAAATGATCCTCGGCACCGAAAACTGGGTGCAGTGGGAGGAGTGGAAGGCCGTGCTCGAAAAGCCCTTCATCCCCGGCATCTTTGTCTGGACGGGCATCAACTATATGGGCGAGTCGGCCGAGTGGCCGAAGCGGGGCAATAGTAGCGGCATGCTCGACACGGCCGGTTTCAAACGCCCGAACTGGTGGTTCTTCAAAACCTTCTGGCAGGAATCCGAACCGATGGTCTACATCGCCACCCAGCCGCTCAACGACTCGAACTATCTGCTGGAAAACGGCATCGTGGTGGAGAATCCCGCTCGGCCGCGCACCCGCAAATGGGGCTGGCCGGAGGTCTCCCCGCGCTGGAACCACGGCGCCGGCGAAATGACCTATGTTGAACTCTATTCCAACTGCGAAGAGACCGAGCTCTTTCTCAACGGCCGATCGCTCGGCGTTCGGGAACTCGCCACGAGCGAAGACCGCCTGCTGAAATGGGCGGTGCCGTTCGAGGCCGGCGAGCTCAAGGCCGTTGGCCGGACGGACGGGAAGGAAACCGCATCCCGCACCCTCCGGACAGCCGGCCGCCCGGCGGCGGTTTCGGCGGTGGCCGATCGGAGCGGGTTGAGGGCCGACGGTTGCGATGTCGCGCACCTTGAAATCCAGATGGTGGACGCCAATGGAATCCCGGTTCGGCATATGGACCAATCGGTCAGGTTTACCATCGAGGGCGATGCCCGCAATATCGGTGTTGATAACGGATCGGACCGCAGTGTCCAGGATTTCCAGTCCGATGTCTGCGAGACCCACGAAGGACGTTGCCTGATGGTGCTGCAGGCCGGCGATGCGCCGGGGCCCATCCAGGTAACGGTTTCGGCCGAGGGGCTCGCAAGTGCAGTCGTTGCCTTGGAACAAAACTGA
- a CDS encoding alpha-L-fucosidase, which produces MKRILGLLALAIVGCSSSKTVGKKYEPTWESLANHEAAPEWLEDAKLGIYFHWGPYAVPAFGSEWYPRWMFFENHPFGQHHLSTYGSPAEFGYHDFVKDFTAEHFDPAEWAELFRKSGARFAGPVAEHHDGFSMWDSEVTPWNAADKGPKRDVLGELFSELEKRDLKTIATFHHARNLQRYRDTWEEEAKSDNPKRAFNNSHYPYIPGFPTASDDPELRMLYGNLPEEEWNEKVWLGKLEEVIDNYQPDIIWFDSWLDKVPETYRQRFAAYYLNAANQWGKEVAIIRKQEDMPINFTINDHEKAREPKALPELWMTDDTISTGSWCYTDTLKVKPLYKVVHALIDTVAKNGVVLLNISPKADGTIPQDQREVLLGLGEWMKANGQAIYDTRPWTIAAEGPTAEPGGGFKDRVKFLNLEYSAKDVRYTASKDGKTVYAILLGTPASGDTVLLKAFKDAGAKAAAVETLSGAKLEWSNSDEGLTIEMPAPKDENAMATILKITL; this is translated from the coding sequence ATGAAGCGGATATTGGGATTGCTGGCCTTGGCCATCGTGGGTTGCTCGTCGAGCAAAACGGTGGGTAAAAAATATGAGCCCACCTGGGAGTCGCTCGCGAACCACGAGGCCGCCCCCGAATGGCTGGAGGACGCCAAACTCGGCATCTATTTCCACTGGGGCCCCTACGCGGTTCCGGCCTTCGGCAGCGAATGGTATCCGCGCTGGATGTTTTTCGAGAACCATCCGTTCGGTCAGCACCACCTGTCAACCTATGGCTCGCCGGCCGAGTTTGGCTATCATGACTTTGTGAAGGATTTCACCGCCGAGCATTTCGATCCCGCTGAATGGGCGGAGCTCTTCCGCAAATCCGGCGCACGTTTTGCCGGCCCCGTGGCCGAGCACCACGATGGCTTTTCCATGTGGGACTCCGAGGTCACCCCATGGAACGCCGCTGACAAGGGGCCAAAGCGCGATGTACTCGGCGAGCTGTTCAGCGAGCTCGAAAAGCGCGATCTGAAAACCATCGCCACCTTCCACCATGCGCGCAATCTGCAGCGCTACCGCGACACATGGGAAGAGGAGGCCAAGAGCGATAATCCGAAACGGGCATTCAACAACAGCCATTATCCCTACATCCCCGGCTTCCCGACCGCCTCCGACGATCCCGAGCTGCGCATGCTCTACGGCAACCTGCCCGAAGAGGAATGGAACGAAAAGGTCTGGCTCGGCAAGCTCGAGGAAGTCATCGACAACTACCAGCCCGACATCATCTGGTTCGATTCCTGGCTCGACAAGGTGCCCGAGACCTACCGCCAGCGCTTCGCCGCCTACTACCTCAACGCCGCAAACCAATGGGGCAAGGAGGTCGCCATTATCCGCAAGCAGGAGGATATGCCCATCAACTTCACCATCAACGACCACGAAAAGGCGCGCGAGCCCAAGGCGCTGCCCGAGCTGTGGATGACCGACGACACCATCAGCACCGGTAGCTGGTGCTACACCGACACCCTGAAGGTCAAGCCGCTCTACAAGGTCGTGCATGCGCTCATCGATACCGTCGCAAAGAACGGCGTCGTCCTGCTCAATATTTCCCCCAAGGCCGACGGCACCATCCCGCAAGACCAGCGCGAGGTGCTGCTCGGGCTGGGCGAGTGGATGAAGGCTAACGGCCAAGCCATCTACGATACCCGTCCATGGACGATTGCCGCCGAAGGCCCCACCGCCGAGCCGGGTGGCGGATTCAAGGATCGTGTAAAATTCCTCAACCTCGAATATTCCGCCAAGGATGTCCGCTACACCGCCTCCAAGGATGGCAAGACCGTCTATGCCATTCTGCTCGGCACCCCTGCCTCCGGCGACACCGTGTTGCTCAAGGCCTTCAAGGACGCCGGCGCCAAGGCCGCAGCGGTCGAAACCCTGTCTGGGGCCAAGCTGGAATGGTCGAATTCCGACGAAGGGTTGACAATTGAAATGCCCGCGCCGAAGGATGAAAATGCCATGGCCACCATCCTGAAAATCACCCTCTAA
- a CDS encoding tyrosine-type recombinase/integrase — MGLEIARKKDGSLRSKWWYGRFTVNGKDTTTNLGVEIKGRVPATLRQTGDAAFEHSRITAQVKLDGLIFEARSKKNAEKHLEELYELKAGSAIEQVPLADIEQCWQNLPSRKRRTELWEKNQCATLRKFREFIEEHHSHVSYLAQVTPRMAQEWLRHLDELGYAAATYNDKLHLLKSFFDRMGHDAGIVRNPFAGCPTKVKTTVHHQPFTLDELNRILQHADGVMRSIFIVGMCTAMRQGDCCQLKWEDVDLLGAFITVKTSKTGETAEIPLFPALRDEIERQPRNSKYVFPEAAKLYQNKNFGMSWRVKQVLKAAKIKTDLECEDRIQNATVKGFHSLRTTWITMALSAGVPMELVRRVTGHSTVEVVLKHYFRPGREAFRNALETAMPALLTQGSAPVTEGPLQELARLAQEAPDMNKAELLKRLQSLVDQIAA, encoded by the coding sequence ATGGGATTGGAAATTGCAAGGAAGAAGGATGGTTCGCTGCGCTCGAAATGGTGGTATGGGCGCTTTACGGTCAATGGCAAGGATACAACCACCAACCTCGGGGTGGAGATCAAAGGCCGGGTTCCCGCGACGCTGCGACAAACCGGCGATGCGGCGTTCGAACATTCCCGTATTACGGCCCAGGTCAAACTGGACGGTTTGATTTTTGAGGCCCGCAGCAAAAAAAATGCGGAAAAACATCTGGAGGAGCTGTACGAGCTTAAGGCGGGCAGCGCCATCGAACAGGTTCCGCTGGCCGACATCGAGCAATGCTGGCAGAATCTACCGAGCCGGAAACGTCGCACCGAGCTGTGGGAGAAAAACCAGTGCGCGACGCTCCGGAAGTTCCGCGAGTTTATAGAGGAACACCATTCGCACGTCTCCTATCTGGCCCAGGTCACGCCACGCATGGCGCAGGAGTGGTTGCGGCATCTCGATGAGCTGGGCTATGCGGCGGCAACCTACAACGACAAGCTGCATCTGCTGAAAAGTTTCTTTGATCGCATGGGTCACGATGCCGGGATTGTGCGCAATCCGTTTGCCGGGTGCCCCACCAAGGTCAAGACTACCGTGCATCACCAGCCCTTCACGCTCGACGAACTCAACCGCATCCTGCAGCACGCCGATGGTGTCATGCGCTCGATCTTTATAGTCGGCATGTGCACCGCCATGCGTCAGGGCGACTGCTGCCAGCTCAAGTGGGAGGACGTCGATCTGCTTGGAGCCTTTATCACCGTCAAGACCTCCAAGACCGGCGAGACCGCCGAAATCCCGCTCTTCCCTGCGTTGCGCGATGAGATCGAGCGTCAGCCCCGAAACAGCAAATATGTATTTCCCGAGGCCGCCAAACTCTACCAAAACAAAAACTTCGGTATGTCATGGCGCGTCAAGCAGGTGCTTAAAGCCGCAAAGATCAAGACCGATCTCGAATGCGAAGACCGTATCCAAAACGCCACCGTCAAGGGATTCCATTCCCTACGCACCACGTGGATTACCATGGCCCTCAGTGCCGGCGTTCCGATGGAGCTTGTCCGACGGGTCACCGGCCATTCCACGGTTGAAGTCGTGCTTAAGCACTATTTCCGGCCCGGCCGCGAAGCCTTCCGCAACGCCCTCGAAACCGCCATGCCCGCGCTGTTGACGCAGGGTAGCGCTCCGGTCACCGAAGGCCCCCTGCAGGAACTTGCACGGCTGGCGCAGGAAGCCCCCGATATGAACAAGGCCGAACTGCTCAAACGCCTTCAGTCTCTCGTTGATCAAATCGCAGCCTAA